The following are encoded in a window of Chryseobacterium sp. genomic DNA:
- a CDS encoding IS91 family transposase produces the protein MSGLKTSKKQSVQPQSQPQYEVADVLNKLGSKLEDLGLNSWQLRTLSALKKCRTSALGGHIDACDECGNVSISYNSCRNRHCPKCQSKNREQWIENRETELLPVPYFHVVFTLPDVLNKTALHEPKMLYDFLFESAWETLQTFGENRGLKMGMIAVLHTWGQNLSLHPHLHCIVPGGGVDESGAWKNLRSDGKFLFPVKALSKVFRAKFCEKLKDKNFEEYTKIRQNLWEKSWVVYAKKPFGSPKSVVEYLGRYTHKIAISNQRIRKIDAETVTFSYKDYRQKGIKKQMVLSHEEFIRRFVMHILPKRFVKIRHYGFLSSTWKRIKLKNLQQNLGIQPKEKLPPKAFQPKCTCCKDGNLVTIATFDLRGPPSWFLEMSRNLPAPKSAF, from the coding sequence ATGAGCGGTTTAAAAACCTCAAAAAAACAGTCAGTTCAACCTCAATCTCAACCTCAATACGAAGTCGCCGATGTTTTAAACAAATTAGGTTCAAAATTGGAAGATTTAGGACTTAATTCTTGGCAATTACGAACACTTTCAGCGTTGAAAAAATGCCGTACCTCTGCTTTGGGTGGTCATATTGACGCTTGTGATGAATGTGGAAATGTAAGCATCAGTTACAACTCCTGCCGAAACCGTCATTGCCCAAAATGTCAGAGCAAAAACCGAGAGCAATGGATTGAAAATCGGGAAACCGAACTGCTTCCGGTACCTTATTTCCACGTGGTTTTTACGCTTCCTGATGTATTGAACAAAACCGCGCTTCACGAGCCCAAAATGTTGTACGATTTTTTATTTGAATCTGCCTGGGAAACGCTTCAAACGTTTGGTGAAAATCGAGGTTTAAAAATGGGAATGATTGCTGTTTTGCACACTTGGGGGCAGAATCTGAGCCTTCATCCGCATTTGCACTGCATTGTTCCGGGCGGTGGAGTGGATGAAAGCGGAGCTTGGAAAAATCTACGTTCAGACGGCAAATTTTTGTTTCCGGTAAAGGCTTTGAGTAAAGTTTTCAGGGCTAAATTTTGTGAGAAATTAAAAGATAAAAACTTTGAAGAGTATACCAAAATCAGGCAAAATCTGTGGGAAAAGTCTTGGGTTGTTTACGCCAAAAAGCCTTTTGGAAGCCCAAAATCTGTGGTAGAATATTTGGGCAGATACACGCATAAAATCGCCATCAGCAACCAGAGAATCAGGAAAATTGACGCGGAAACGGTAACTTTTTCTTACAAAGATTACCGCCAAAAAGGCATCAAAAAGCAGATGGTTTTGAGCCATGAAGAGTTTATCCGCCGTTTTGTGATGCATATTTTACCGAAAAGATTTGTAAAAATCCGTCATTATGGTTTTTTGAGCAGCACCTGGAAGCGTATCAAACTTAAAAATCTACAACAAAATTTAGGCATCCAGCCCAAAGAAAAGCTTCCGCCAAAAGCTTTTCAGCCGAAATGTACGTGTTGTAAAGATGGAAATCTTGTGACGATTGCCACGTTCGATCTACGAGGTCCGCCAAGTTGGTTTTTGGAGATGAGCCGAAATTTACCTGCTCCTAAATCTGCATTTTAG
- a CDS encoding prolyl oligopeptidase family serine peptidase, with protein MKRTIFTILATLLISFSFAQNYEQQIAKAEEFVSKKDFCNAYEIFKPLLIDSNQGTIYDYYYASLSAVNCKKDEDALNWLNVAAEKGLGLKDGEIDFIKKDKNFKELKSTEKWASIINTMQNKFADKKLIEEAKSKKWVSTITKNAIQKKRSKFNTANSGFALYYSSAENINVPYLVFVPKNYNANKPTKAIIYLHGGINSTENFNFDKPEITQEPIFKVADHFNSIIIYPFGKKDFGWMNQKKAFQNIYKILTQVKSTYNIDKKNIYLGGMSNGGTATFWFASQRPSIFTGFYAISANPKLEIGNINFNFDKPFYEIHTKDDSVFKFDDVEKIYNTNKSRNWHFESIANGDHGIIYQQNGNEVLENLLKELIENKNAR; from the coding sequence ATGAAAAGAACAATTTTTACAATTTTAGCAACTTTACTTATTAGTTTCTCTTTTGCTCAAAATTATGAACAACAAATAGCGAAAGCAGAAGAATTTGTAAGCAAAAAAGATTTTTGTAACGCTTATGAAATATTTAAACCTCTATTAATAGATAGTAATCAAGGTACCATATACGACTATTACTATGCTTCTCTTTCTGCTGTCAATTGTAAAAAAGACGAAGATGCTTTAAACTGGCTTAATGTTGCTGCTGAAAAAGGTTTAGGATTAAAAGATGGAGAAATAGATTTTATTAAAAAAGATAAAAATTTCAAGGAATTAAAAAGCACAGAAAAATGGGCTTCAATTATCAACACTATGCAAAATAAATTTGCAGATAAAAAATTAATTGAAGAAGCAAAATCTAAAAAATGGGTTTCCACTATAACAAAGAATGCTATTCAAAAAAAAAGATCAAAATTTAATACCGCCAATTCTGGCTTTGCATTATATTATTCAAGCGCGGAAAATATCAATGTTCCATATTTAGTCTTTGTTCCCAAAAATTACAACGCTAATAAACCTACAAAAGCGATAATATATCTACACGGAGGAATTAATTCGACAGAAAATTTCAATTTTGATAAACCTGAAATAACGCAAGAACCAATTTTTAAAGTTGCAGACCATTTTAATTCCATAATTATTTATCCATTTGGTAAGAAAGATTTTGGCTGGATGAATCAAAAAAAGGCTTTTCAGAACATCTATAAAATTCTGACTCAAGTTAAATCTACTTATAATATAGATAAAAAAAATATTTATTTGGGAGGAATGTCAAATGGTGGCACAGCAACTTTTTGGTTTGCTTCTCAAAGACCAAGTATTTTTACAGGTTTTTATGCGATTTCTGCTAATCCTAAATTAGAGATTGGAAATATTAATTTCAATTTCGATAAACCTTTTTATGAAATCCATACAAAAGATGATTCTGTTTTTAAGTTTGATGATGTAGAAAAAATATATAACACAAACAAGTCAAGGAATTGGCATTTTGAATCTATAGCAAATGGTGACCACGGAATTATCTATCAACAAAACGGAAATGAAGTTCTAGAAAACTTGCTGAAAGAATTAATTGAAAATAAAAACGCCAGATAA
- a CDS encoding aminoglycoside 6-adenylyltransferase AadS codes for MKVREEKLRTIIEWSEKNEDVRVLLLTSSLVNPLALVDEFSDLDIEFVFEDNTNYISDKSWTLKFGNPIAMIEEDESCFNHKHAMKMLLYEDGVKVDFKLYSKSKFIKETQEKELPEDWDIGYKILIDKDGITKQMLKPTYQISIIKKPSEKEFQNLINDFWWDTTYVAKCLVRDEIFYAKFMSETVIRTEYLIPLIEWHIASEHNWNITTNKYGRLFKKYLNQEMWAKTEQTFSGSDIKENWTALFSMTDLVSEIGTELSKKLEYKYPDKLENDIRKYLAGLKPKT; via the coding sequence ATGAAAGTCAGAGAAGAAAAGTTAAGAACAATTATAGAATGGTCGGAGAAAAACGAAGATGTAAGAGTTCTTCTTCTGACAAGTTCACTTGTAAATCCTTTAGCACTTGTTGACGAATTTAGTGATTTAGACATTGAATTTGTTTTTGAGGATAATACAAATTACATTTCAGACAAAAGCTGGACGCTTAAATTCGGAAATCCAATTGCTATGATTGAAGAAGACGAAAGTTGTTTTAACCATAAACACGCAATGAAAATGCTACTTTATGAAGACGGTGTGAAAGTAGATTTTAAACTTTACAGCAAATCAAAATTTATAAAGGAAACGCAAGAGAAAGAATTACCAGAAGATTGGGATATTGGTTATAAAATTTTAATTGATAAAGATGGTATTACAAAGCAAATGCTGAAACCAACTTATCAAATTTCCATTATCAAAAAACCGTCTGAAAAAGAGTTTCAAAATCTAATAAACGATTTTTGGTGGGACACAACTTACGTGGCAAAGTGTCTTGTGAGAGATGAAATATTCTATGCGAAATTTATGTCGGAAACCGTTATTCGCACAGAATATCTAATTCCTTTAATTGAATGGCACATTGCAAGTGAACACAATTGGAACATAACGACCAATAAATATGGACGACTTTTCAAAAAGTATCTTAACCAGGAAATGTGGGCTAAAACAGAACAAACATTTTCAGGGAGCGATATAAAGGAAAATTGGACTGCTCTATTTTCAATGACTGATTTAGTTTCAGAAATAGGAACTGAATTGTCAAAAAAATTAGAGTACAAATACCCGGATAAATTAGAAAATGACATACGAAAATATTTAGCTGGACTAAAACCCAAAACATAA
- the catB gene encoding type B chloramphenicol O-acetyltransferase: protein MKNFFESPFKGKIIKDHITNPNIISGKYSYYSGYYHGHSFDDCARYLFPDRNDVDKLIIGSYCSIGSGASFIMAGNQGHKYDWISSFPFFYMSEFDVFSKSQDGFQKAGDTVVGNDVWIGSEAMIMPGVQIGDGAVIGSRALVTKDVEPYSIVGGNPAKLIKKRFSDDDIQKLQEMKWWEWDEENLFEAMPILCSNKIDLLYKFFRKMK from the coding sequence ATGAAAAATTTCTTCGAAAGTCCTTTTAAAGGAAAAATAATCAAAGACCACATAACTAATCCCAATATAATTTCGGGTAAATATTCTTATTATTCCGGTTATTATCACGGTCATTCATTTGATGATTGTGCTCGTTATCTGTTTCCGGACAGGAATGATGTCGATAAACTAATTATCGGTTCTTACTGCTCAATAGGGAGTGGTGCAAGTTTCATAATGGCAGGTAATCAAGGTCATAAATATGATTGGATTTCCAGTTTTCCATTTTTTTATATGTCTGAATTTGATGTTTTCAGTAAAAGCCAAGATGGATTTCAAAAAGCAGGAGATACAGTTGTTGGGAATGATGTTTGGATTGGTAGTGAAGCTATGATAATGCCAGGAGTTCAGATAGGAGATGGAGCTGTTATTGGCAGTCGTGCTTTGGTTACAAAAGATGTTGAACCTTATTCAATTGTAGGGGGAAATCCAGCCAAATTAATAAAAAAGAGATTTAGCGATGATGACATCCAAAAGTTGCAGGAAATGAAATGGTGGGAATGGGATGAGGAAAATCTTTTTGAAGCAATGCCAATTCTTTGTTCAAATAAAATCGATTTGTTGTACAAGTTTTTTAGAAAAATGAAATGA
- the ere(D) gene encoding EreD family erythromycin esterase yields the protein MKNIKPLTFPFNSENNTSIKQSLFRFREYFDSSTIVGLGENSHFIKEFFTFRHQVIEFLVTECDFDTLAFEFGFSEGLEVDKWIKSQIPFDDLDKLLSHFYYPNEFKDTLLWLRRYNQDNNNQITFLGVDIPKNGGSYFPNFRIVSDYLQRLSIVSSDVLQKILNLAEKFDFYSTSQLALNLSLFDEAEHNELKALLLKVYIRLITLQPKLESLEFQSIVHQVKGLIYMNYNADAMESFITERGIEGDMGAKDQYMAESIDWFLKNSLGKKIILVAHNAHIQKTPVDFDGFISCYPMGQRLSMTFGEKYKAFAITNLRGETAALYPDNDYQFGFRVDKFPLDFPESDSVEFIMQEFGGKECCLLMNRSTELKNCNKIRFDSMCLKTEIEEAFDGIFLIEKSTVSEVVD from the coding sequence ATGAAAAATATAAAACCCTTAACTTTTCCGTTTAATTCGGAAAATAATACATCCATAAAACAAAGTCTTTTTCGATTTCGAGAATATTTTGATTCTTCTACAATTGTTGGTTTAGGCGAAAACTCACATTTCATAAAAGAGTTTTTTACATTCAGGCATCAAGTTATTGAGTTTTTAGTAACTGAATGTGATTTTGACACCTTGGCATTTGAGTTTGGTTTTTCTGAAGGATTAGAAGTTGATAAGTGGATAAAATCACAAATTCCATTCGACGATTTGGATAAGTTACTGTCACACTTTTATTATCCAAATGAGTTTAAAGATACTTTGCTATGGCTTCGTCGGTATAATCAAGACAATAATAATCAAATTACCTTTTTAGGTGTGGATATTCCTAAAAATGGAGGTTCTTATTTTCCAAACTTTCGTATTGTATCTGATTATTTGCAAAGACTTTCAATCGTTTCTTCTGATGTCTTACAGAAGATTTTAAATCTTGCTGAGAAATTTGATTTCTATTCGACTTCTCAGCTTGCGTTAAATTTATCGCTTTTTGATGAAGCTGAACATAATGAATTAAAAGCATTGCTATTAAAAGTTTACATTCGTTTGATTACTCTTCAACCAAAATTAGAAAGTTTAGAATTTCAATCGATAGTTCATCAAGTTAAAGGCTTGATTTATATGAATTATAATGCTGATGCTATGGAAAGTTTCATTACTGAAAGGGGAATTGAAGGAGATATGGGAGCAAAAGACCAGTATATGGCAGAAAGCATTGATTGGTTTTTGAAAAATTCACTTGGTAAAAAGATTATTTTGGTTGCCCACAATGCTCACATTCAAAAAACTCCGGTAGATTTTGATGGATTTATTAGTTGTTATCCAATGGGGCAAAGACTTTCGATGACTTTTGGAGAAAAATATAAAGCATTTGCAATAACTAATCTACGTGGAGAAACTGCGGCATTGTATCCTGATAATGATTATCAATTTGGCTTTAGGGTTGATAAATTTCCACTTGATTTTCCAGAGTCGGATTCTGTTGAATTTATTATGCAAGAATTTGGAGGAAAAGAATGCTGTTTACTAATGAACAGAAGTACGGAATTAAAAAATTGTAATAAGATTCGATTTGATTCGATGTGCCTAAAAACTGAAATAGAAGAAGCTTTTGACGGAATTTTTCTAATAGAAAAATCAACTGTTTCAGAAGTAGTGGATTGA
- a CDS encoding tetracycline-inactivating monooxygenase Tet(X2) has product MTMRIDTDKQMNLLSDKNVAIIGGGPVGLTMAKLLQQNGIDVSVYERDNDREARIFGGTLDLHKGSGQEAMKKAGLLQTYYDLALPMGVNIADEKGNILSTKNVKPENRFDNPEINRNDLRAILLNSLENDTVIWDRKLVMLEPGKKKWTLTFENKPSETADLVILANGGMSKVRKFVTDTEVEETGTFNIQADIHQPEINCPGFFQLCNGNRLMASHQGNLLFANPNNNGALHFGISFKTPDEWKNQTQVDFQNRNSVVDFLLKEFSDWDERYKELIHTTLSFVGLATRIFPLEKPWKSKRPLPITMIGDAAHLMPPFAGQGVNSGLVDALILSDNLADGKFNSIEEAVKNYEQQMFIYGKEAQEESTQNEIEMFKPDFTFQQLLNV; this is encoded by the coding sequence ATGACAATGCGAATAGATACAGACAAACAAATGAATTTACTTAGTGATAAGAACGTTGCAATAATTGGTGGTGGACCCGTTGGACTGACTATGGCAAAATTATTACAGCAAAACGGCATAGACGTTTCAGTTTACGAAAGAGACAACGACCGAGAGGCAAGAATTTTTGGTGGAACCCTTGACCTACACAAAGGTTCAGGTCAGGAAGCAATGAAAAAAGCGGGATTGTTACAAACTTATTATGACTTAGCCTTACCAATGGGTGTAAATATTGCTGATGAAAAAGGCAATATTTTATCCACAAAAAATGTAAAGCCCGAAAATCGATTTGACAATCCTGAAATAAACAGAAATGACTTAAGGGCTATCTTGTTGAATAGTTTAGAAAACGACACGGTTATTTGGGATAGAAAACTTGTTATGCTTGAACCTGGTAAGAAGAAGTGGACACTAACTTTTGAGAATAAACCGAGTGAAACAGCAGATTTGGTTATTCTTGCCAATGGCGGGATGTCCAAGGTAAGAAAATTTGTTACCGACACGGAAGTTGAAGAAACAGGTACTTTCAATATACAAGCCGATATTCATCAACCAGAGATAAACTGTCCTGGATTTTTTCAGCTATGCAATGGAAACCGGCTAATGGCATCTCACCAAGGTAATTTATTATTTGCTAACCCCAATAATAATGGTGCATTGCATTTTGGAATAAGTTTTAAAACACCTGATGAATGGAAAAACCAAACGCAGGTAGATTTTCAAAACAGAAATAGTGTCGTTGATTTTCTTCTGAAAGAATTTTCCGATTGGGACGAACGCTACAAAGAATTGATTCATACGACGTTGTCATTTGTAGGATTGGCTACACGGATATTTCCTTTAGAAAAGCCTTGGAAAAGCAAGCGCCCATTACCCATAACAATGATTGGGGATGCCGCACATTTGATGCCGCCTTTTGCAGGGCAGGGAGTAAATAGTGGGTTGGTGGATGCCTTGATATTGTCTGATAATCTAGCCGATGGAAAATTTAATAGCATTGAAGAGGCTGTTAAAAATTATGAACAGCAAATGTTTATCTATGGCAAAGAAGCACAAGAAGAATCAACTCAAAACGAAATTGAAATGTTTAAACCCGACTTTACGTTTCAGCAATTGTTAAATGTATAA
- the lnu(I) gene encoding lincosamide nucleotidyltransferase Lnu(I) has product MTQLQMIDKTKSIAQNDKNISAVFMYGSFTKNEGDKYSDIEFYIFLKDKENFSAENWVSQIHPLALYFTNEYGSEVAIFENMIRGEFHFLTNDQMEVIKSWDGLVEFSDFDKMILVDKEDLLTNTLKEIKTKVPDRTTNENILWLSQSLLNVLLTTSNLIKRQEFAHAYQSLSNVQKYLLWLIRIETYQTKHWESPTKSLEKDIDPDWYSLFQETTSELDPTDIKTAFKKTLTLTEKLFDNLGVEAKLKGVLRRIE; this is encoded by the coding sequence ATGACACAGTTACAAATGATTGACAAAACAAAGTCAATAGCTCAAAATGATAAAAATATTTCTGCCGTATTTATGTACGGGTCATTTACCAAAAATGAAGGGGACAAATATTCAGATATTGAATTCTACATCTTCTTGAAGGATAAAGAAAATTTTTCCGCTGAAAATTGGGTAAGCCAAATTCATCCTTTGGCATTATATTTTACCAACGAGTATGGAAGTGAAGTTGCCATTTTTGAAAATATGATAAGGGGGGAGTTTCATTTTTTGACAAACGACCAAATGGAAGTTATCAAATCGTGGGACGGTTTGGTAGAGTTTAGCGACTTTGACAAGATGATTTTAGTAGATAAAGAAGATTTATTGACTAACACGCTCAAAGAAATAAAAACTAAAGTACCTGATCGAACAACAAATGAAAATATCCTGTGGTTGAGCCAATCATTGTTGAATGTTTTACTTACAACAAGCAACTTAATTAAACGACAGGAATTTGCTCACGCTTACCAAAGCTTATCAAATGTTCAAAAATATTTACTTTGGTTAATAAGAATTGAAACATACCAAACCAAACATTGGGAAAGTCCAACAAAAAGCTTGGAAAAAGACATAGACCCAGATTGGTATTCGTTATTTCAGGAGACAACATCAGAATTAGATCCGACAGATATTAAAACAGCTTTCAAGAAGACATTAACATTGACTGAAAAACTTTTTGATAATCTTGGAGTTGAAGCAAAATTAAAGGGGGTATTAAGGAGAATTGAATAA
- a CDS encoding tyrosine-type recombinase/integrase, which yields MDFSDKRFQFSSGTHNGSNVIWVQFEKDRQLISFLREHTKARWSASQKKWYVTDNRHYRKLFGLPEKITGKAVLSKIHLVNLPEFQRFQEHLLLKRYSQNTLRTYSIEFAQLLYILKSYPVQELSPERLRSYFLYCHEKLKLSESEIHSRMNAVKFYFEQVLHRQKMFFDIPRPKKKLLLPKMLSKAEIKKIIAATLNLKHSLVLKVCYGMGLRVSEVVALKLSDIDSAEMLVRIEQGKGKKDRIAVLPQSLLPELREYYLSYRPKVYLFEGKEGEAYSVRSAQAVFRKAMEKAGIRKKVGIHGLRHSFATHLMETGTDIRFIQELLGHNSIKTTQIYTHVTDLSKSRIKSPLDSL from the coding sequence ATGGATTTTTCAGACAAAAGATTTCAGTTTTCCTCCGGAACTCACAACGGCTCCAACGTTATTTGGGTGCAGTTTGAAAAAGACCGGCAGCTCATTTCCTTTCTGCGCGAACACACAAAAGCACGGTGGTCCGCCTCACAAAAAAAATGGTATGTTACCGATAACAGGCACTACCGCAAACTTTTTGGGCTGCCCGAGAAAATAACCGGCAAGGCAGTACTCTCCAAAATTCACCTTGTCAATTTGCCGGAGTTCCAGCGTTTCCAGGAACATCTCCTGCTGAAGCGGTACAGTCAAAATACCTTACGCACTTACAGCATAGAATTTGCACAGTTGCTCTACATCCTAAAAAGTTATCCCGTGCAGGAGCTTTCTCCCGAACGTTTGCGGTCTTATTTCCTCTACTGCCACGAAAAACTGAAACTCTCGGAAAGCGAAATCCACAGCCGCATGAATGCCGTAAAGTTTTATTTTGAGCAAGTGCTCCACCGCCAAAAAATGTTTTTCGACATTCCGCGCCCAAAGAAAAAGCTGCTGCTTCCCAAAATGCTCAGCAAAGCTGAAATCAAGAAAATAATAGCTGCCACACTAAATCTCAAACATTCACTTGTTCTGAAAGTGTGTTACGGCATGGGGCTCCGTGTGAGTGAAGTGGTAGCGTTAAAACTTTCCGATATCGACAGTGCGGAAATGCTGGTGCGCATCGAACAGGGGAAAGGTAAAAAAGACCGCATCGCCGTACTTCCCCAAAGCTTACTGCCCGAATTGCGGGAATATTACCTGAGCTACCGCCCAAAGGTTTACCTTTTCGAGGGTAAAGAAGGCGAGGCATATTCTGTACGGTCTGCGCAGGCGGTATTTAGGAAGGCGATGGAAAAGGCAGGCATTCGCAAGAAAGTCGGTATTCACGGATTGCGCCACAGTTTTGCCACTCACTTAATGGAAACAGGAACCGATATCCGCTTTATTCAGGAGCTCCTTGGGCATAATTCCATTAAAACCACCCAAATCTACACGCATGTGACAGACCTTTCAAAGTCCAGGATAAAAAGTCCGCTGGATTCTTTATAA
- a CDS encoding GNAT family N-acetyltransferase: MSKKNLVDIIEFSEELSEPIKTLNYEWLEKYFRIEEGDVASLSDPQKHIIDKGGHIYYAKLNGEIVGTASLLKKSETVYELGKLAVSDKAQGHGIGTILIEHCLNIAKQKQITILILYSNTTLQSAIHLFRKYGFEEVELESGVYERANIKMEKHF; this comes from the coding sequence ATGAGTAAAAAAAACTTGGTTGATATCATAGAATTTTCAGAAGAGTTATCTGAACCAATTAAGACACTGAATTACGAGTGGCTTGAAAAATATTTTCGTATAGAAGAAGGTGATGTTGCATCACTTTCAGATCCCCAAAAGCATATCATAGACAAAGGCGGCCATATTTATTATGCTAAACTCAATGGTGAAATTGTTGGTACAGCCTCACTGTTAAAGAAAAGTGAAACGGTTTACGAATTAGGTAAATTGGCTGTCAGCGACAAAGCACAGGGACACGGTATTGGGACAATATTGATTGAACATTGCTTAAATATTGCCAAACAAAAACAAATAACGATACTTATTTTATACTCAAACACAACGTTGCAATCGGCTATTCATTTATTTAGAAAATATGGGTTTGAAGAAGTTGAACTTGAAAGTGGAGTTTACGAAAGAGCAAATATCAAAATGGAGAAACACTTTTAA
- a CDS encoding IS1595-like element ISBbi1 family transposase: protein MNIFSFTAHFGSEEDCRLHFKEQRDKEGVVCKRCGGTSHYWLQGKWSYECKGCRFRTSLRSGTIMESSKLPFLVWYKTMFLMSCTKKGFSTNELQKQLGLKRYEPVWAMVHKLRRAMGNRDARYTLEGMIELDEGYFSVASKEIERGKGTRGRGAEGKQNVAVMAESTPLEDIETGKKEKHVRYFKARVLDSHQSEGINGVVRDCMEDDAIVFSDKSTSYVDISDLVELHVTEKSDAKTTKETLKWVHIAISNAKRTLLGNYHKIKRKYLQLYLNEFIYKLNRRYFGDKLFDRIVIANITGA, encoded by the coding sequence ATGAACATATTCAGTTTTACGGCTCATTTCGGTTCGGAGGAAGATTGTCGTTTGCATTTCAAGGAGCAGCGTGATAAGGAAGGGGTTGTCTGCAAGCGATGCGGGGGCACTTCCCATTATTGGTTACAGGGTAAATGGAGTTATGAATGCAAAGGTTGCCGTTTCCGCACCTCGTTGCGCAGCGGTACGATCATGGAGAGCTCCAAGCTGCCGTTTCTGGTGTGGTACAAAACGATGTTCCTGATGAGTTGCACAAAAAAGGGATTCTCCACCAACGAACTCCAGAAGCAATTAGGATTGAAGCGTTACGAACCGGTATGGGCGATGGTACACAAACTCCGCAGGGCGATGGGCAACCGGGATGCAAGGTATACACTGGAAGGGATGATAGAACTGGATGAGGGTTACTTTTCGGTGGCCAGTAAGGAAATCGAGCGAGGCAAGGGTACACGTGGCCGGGGAGCCGAGGGAAAGCAGAACGTTGCGGTGATGGCCGAAAGCACCCCGTTGGAAGATATCGAAACGGGCAAAAAGGAGAAGCATGTGCGTTATTTCAAGGCCAGGGTACTGGATAGCCATCAAAGTGAAGGAATCAACGGCGTGGTCAGGGACTGCATGGAGGATGATGCCATCGTATTTTCGGACAAAAGCACTTCTTACGTTGACATCTCCGATCTGGTGGAATTGCACGTCACCGAGAAATCAGACGCCAAAACCACCAAGGAAACACTCAAATGGGTGCATATCGCAATCAGTAATGCAAAACGGACATTGCTGGGCAACTACCATAAAATCAAAAGGAAATACTTACAGTTGTATCTCAACGAGTTTATTTACAAATTAAACAGACGGTATTTTGGAGACAAACTCTTTGACAGAATAGTAATTGCGAATATAACAGGTGCATAA
- the sul2 gene encoding sulfonamide-resistant dihydropteroate synthase Sul2 has protein sequence MNKSLIIFGIVNITSDSFSDGGRYLAPDAAIAQARKLMAEGADVIDLGPASSNPDAAPVSSDTEIARIAPVLDALKADGIPVSLDSYQPATQAYALSRGVAYLNDIRGFPDAAFYPQLAKSSAKLVVMHSVQDGQADRREAPAGDIMDHIAAFFDARIAALTGAGIKRNRLVLDPGMGFFLGAAPETSLSVLARFDELRLRFDLPVLLSVSRKSFLRALTGRGPGDVGAATLAAELAAAAGGADFIRTHEPRPLRDGLAVLAALKETARIR, from the coding sequence ATGAATAAATCGCTCATCATTTTCGGCATCGTCAACATAACCTCGGACAGTTTCTCCGATGGAGGCCGGTATCTGGCGCCAGACGCAGCCATTGCGCAGGCGCGTAAGCTGATGGCCGAGGGGGCAGATGTGATCGACCTCGGTCCGGCATCCAGCAATCCCGACGCCGCGCCTGTTTCGTCCGACACAGAAATCGCGCGTATCGCGCCGGTGCTGGACGCGCTCAAGGCAGATGGCATTCCCGTCTCGCTCGACAGTTATCAACCCGCGACGCAAGCCTATGCCTTGTCGCGTGGTGTGGCCTATCTCAATGATATTCGCGGTTTTCCAGACGCTGCGTTCTATCCGCAATTGGCGAAATCATCTGCCAAACTCGTCGTTATGCATTCGGTGCAAGACGGGCAGGCAGATCGGCGCGAGGCACCCGCTGGCGACATCATGGATCACATTGCGGCGTTCTTTGACGCGCGCATCGCGGCGCTGACGGGTGCCGGTATCAAACGCAACCGCCTTGTCCTTGATCCCGGCATGGGGTTTTTTCTGGGGGCTGCTCCCGAAACCTCGCTCTCGGTGCTGGCGCGGTTCGATGAATTGCGGCTGCGCTTCGATTTGCCGGTGCTTCTGTCTGTTTCGCGCAAATCCTTTCTGCGCGCGCTCACAGGCCGTGGTCCGGGGGATGTCGGGGCCGCGACACTCGCTGCAGAGCTTGCCGCCGCCGCAGGTGGAGCTGACTTCATCCGCACACACGAGCCGCGCCCCTTGCGCGACGGGCTGGCGGTATTGGCGGCGCTGAAAGAAACCGCAAGAATTCGTTAA